The proteins below come from a single Stomoxys calcitrans chromosome 1, idStoCalc2.1, whole genome shotgun sequence genomic window:
- the LOC106091841 gene encoding caspase Dronc, whose protein sequence is MDDKHRKLIIDNIERLINHTKFEELSHACMVTGLLSPVMLENVNRIEFSDTIKPMTENEIKHERHNRLFKKITKRGPDAFAKLRQIFSDLKYDSALGILVGDDPYISIHSNKMPIPMAQPSAVKSNPNDNGNLNNNISNETRCSSFSKDEDNRDSPYEQRDRRRSSAKSLNSETTLKEYSGEIRPKEYFDVTKSKTILKHASIDTYPMQTKNHRGVFFMVNMIDFLREDRRDGAEIDTHSLLHLFKELGFKLFSYTNLSHDVFFNILRELLSSEYTKNAECFVMALMTHGNMDENEQRITFSDGSVVKVREIEACFHHHVCKNLVDKPKIFLFPFCRGDMSERGVVNERIQVDSTSFYNHKINNIPQLSDLIVCYATSEGFKAHRDPQKGSWYIQCFVKNMAKNAHDTSFDDILKIIQSETSKLRTEEGQLQTANFVNKSFNKALYFNPGYWLD, encoded by the exons ATGGATGACAAACATCGCAAACTTATAATTGACAACATTGAACGTCTGATCAATCACACTAAATTCGAGGAATTGTCCCATGCATGTATGGTCACTGGGCTGTTGAGTCCGGTAATGTTAGAGAATGTAAATCGCATTGAATTTTCCGACACCATAAAGCCAATGACCGAAAATGAAATCAAGCATGAACGCCACAATAGACTCtttaagaaaataacaaaacgtgGGCCAGATGCTTTTGCCAAGTTACGTCAAATTTTTTCTGACCTAAAGTACGACAGTGCCTTGGGCATACTGGTGGGAGATGATCCATACATATCGATACACAGCAATAAGATGCCAATACCAATGGCACAGCCATCTGCAGTGAAAAGCAATCCCAACGACAATGGCAATCTAAATAATAATATTAGCAATGAAACTAGGTGCAGTAGTTTTAGTAAAGACGAGGATAACCGCGATAGCCCCTATGAACAG AGGGATCGCAGAAGAAGCAGCGCAAAATCATTGAACAGTGAAACAACTTTGAAGGAATACTCTGGCGAAATAAGACCCAAAGAATACTTTGATGTTACAAAATCCAAGACAATTTTGAAACATGCAAGCATAGACACATATCCTATGCAAACGAAAAATCATCGTGGTGTCTTCTTCATGGTGAACatgattgatttcttgagagaAGATCGCCGCGATGGTGCTGAGATAGACACACATTCCCTGTTGCATCTTTTCAAAGAATTAGGCTTCAAGTTGTTCTCATACACAAATCTATCGCACGATGTCTTCTTCAATATACTGCGAGAACTGCTGTCATCGGAGTACACGAAAAATGCTGAATGCTTTGTAATGGCCTTAATGACGCACGGCAACATGGACGAGAACGAACAGCGCATCACATTTAGCGATGGCTCTGTGGTCAAAGTGCGCGAAATAGAAGCGTGCTTCCATCATCATGTCTGTAAAAATTTAGTCGATAAGCCGAAAATATTTCTATTTCCATTTTGTCGAGGCGACATGTCCGAACGTGGTGTGGTCAATGAGAGAATTCAGGTCGATAGCACCAGTTTTTACAATCACAAAATCAATAACATACCCCAGCTGTCAGATTTGATTGTGTGCTATGCCACCTCAGAGGGTTTCAAGGCACATCGGGATCCACAAAAAGGCTCCTGGTACATACAATGTTTTGTGAagaatatggcaaaaaatgcCCATGACACATCGTTCGATG
- the LOC106091838 gene encoding uncharacterized protein LOC106091838, whose product MMLDFEAKRNALFASLDDASNELKGTTLDQTNTAINPLKRTSAGDVMVYRSVNRTKTNSTERALKNLRGKESMFKKPELPIARCLKPRKRPDYQVNPHKWKKYSLEDVDISDHTNTSAAFEFLREIESQKDISQPARDIDLNQKIEFKKSSKIRRNLKSLEEQEQQDAEIDSPKLKGTKLVMPEYVVGSKKPKNLNAKVKNNRERAAGNLTLSHLQEEEEEEED is encoded by the exons ATGATGTTGGATTTTGAGGCCAAACGTAATGCATTGTTTGCCAGCCTAGATGATGCAAGCAATGAACTGAAGGGTACAACTTTGGATCAAACAAATACCGCTATAAACCCTTTGAAGCGCACCTCTGCCGGAGATGTAATGGTTTATCGAAGTGTCAACAGAACCAAGACCAATTCCACGGAGCGAGCTCTGAAAAATCTTCGCGGCAAGGAGAGTATGTTTAAGAAACCTGAATTGCCCATAGCCAGATGTCTGAAGCCTAGGAAACGGCCAGATTATCAG GTAAATCCACATAAATGGAAGAAATATTCCCTAGAGGATGTTGATATATCCGATCATACAAACACATCGGCAGCCTTTGAATTTCTGCGGGAAATTGAAAGCCAAAAAGATATTTCACAGCCCGCCAGAGATATTGATCTCAACCAAAAGATTGAATTTAAGAAATCCAGCAAAATACGACGTAATCTCAAGTCGTTGGAAGAACAGGAACAACAAGATGCAGAAATCGATTCGCCCAAGTTAAAGGGTACCAAGCTGGTAATGCCTGAATATGTGGTGGGATCAAAGAAACCTAAAAATCTTAATGCTAAGGTTAAAAACAACAGGGAGAGAGCCGCTGGGAACTTGACTTTGTCGCATTTGCAAGAAGAGGAGGAGGAAGAGGAAGATTAA